In Methanosarcina siciliae T4/M, one genomic interval encodes:
- a CDS encoding epoxyqueuosine reductase — translation MSELTEELKEMALTLGAFKVGIATTETLAGGPPSADLTYVLPEAKSAVCFALAFDQNLIDPYFRKEDHESLETNKVRTTTLANGIALEMAGFLQQYGYKAVPQSANFVYRTDTENWMQDMNPPISHRYLAVRSGIGNFGYSGNIITKEYGSAIVLASVVTDAELAPTDPLPEEENYCDECKLCLSVCSSGYVDPVEKVTVTLGGKEFSYGKRRSNSRCFLVCGGLTGLNTSGKWSTWSPARFEIPEKDGDFLAAVPDTIEAYLERPKIKGGFFICLIPGSRMEYTCSNCHFVCHPDKEIRKARYRMLTESGVVIQEPDGTRRAVSPEEAKEYLKSMPPERRKLYESVSEK, via the coding sequence ATGAGCGAATTGACCGAAGAACTTAAAGAGATGGCTCTAACTCTTGGAGCTTTCAAAGTGGGAATTGCAACAACTGAAACGCTTGCGGGAGGGCCTCCTTCTGCTGACCTGACATACGTACTGCCCGAGGCAAAATCGGCTGTCTGTTTTGCCCTGGCTTTTGACCAGAATCTTATTGACCCGTACTTTAGAAAAGAAGACCACGAATCCCTTGAAACAAATAAGGTACGAACCACCACTCTTGCTAACGGGATCGCCCTTGAAATGGCAGGGTTCCTGCAGCAGTACGGATACAAAGCTGTCCCCCAATCCGCAAATTTCGTTTACCGAACGGATACCGAAAACTGGATGCAGGACATGAACCCCCCTATTTCCCACAGGTATCTGGCTGTCCGCTCCGGGATAGGAAATTTCGGATACTCGGGAAACATTATCACAAAAGAATACGGATCTGCAATTGTCCTGGCATCGGTCGTTACGGATGCTGAACTTGCCCCGACAGACCCCCTTCCGGAAGAAGAAAACTACTGTGACGAATGCAAACTCTGCCTTTCGGTCTGCTCTTCCGGATACGTGGATCCGGTTGAAAAGGTCACCGTAACCCTCGGAGGGAAAGAGTTCAGCTACGGGAAAAGAAGGAGCAATAGCCGTTGCTTCCTTGTCTGCGGAGGACTTACAGGTCTGAATACTTCCGGGAAATGGTCCACCTGGTCTCCGGCACGCTTTGAGATTCCGGAAAAAGATGGAGATTTCCTTGCTGCAGTGCCCGATACAATAGAAGCTTACCTTGAAAGACCGAAGATAAAAGGTGGATTTTTTATATGCCTGATTCCAGGATCCAGAATGGAATATACCTGCTCCAACTGCCATTTCGTCTGCCATCCTGATAAAGAGATCCGAAAAGCAAGATACAGGATGCTCACGGAAAGTGGCGTGGTCATACAGGAACCCGATGGAACCCGCAGGGCAGTCTCACCTGAGGAAGCAAAAGAATATCTCAAATCCATGCCCCCGGAAAGGAGAAAACTTTACGAATCGGTTTCGGAGAAATAA
- a CDS encoding replication factor C small subunit — protein MEDSKIKEEIWIEKYRPVRLNQVAGQDETIERLKSYVATKNLPHLLFSGPPGVGKTASAVSIAREIFGEDLWRENFTELNASDERGIDIVRNKIKNFAKTAPIGGAPFKIIFLDEADALTADAQSALRRTMEKFSSNCRFILSCNYSSKIIEPIQSRCAVYRFRRLSDEAIKERLEYIAGDRGLSITEGGYEALIYVAQGDMRKAVNSLQAAAFIDTDKPISRETIYRTTATANPEEIKNLIETALRGNFRIARKELNRLLYEEGLSGEDIVGQIYRVVSEMDNLMVLDLGLTERDIVTLVDVIGETDFRLTEGASEKIQLEALLAHFALSREN, from the coding sequence ATGGAGGACTCTAAGATTAAAGAAGAGATCTGGATTGAAAAATACAGGCCTGTCAGGCTGAACCAGGTGGCAGGGCAGGACGAAACAATCGAACGCCTGAAGTCTTACGTGGCAACTAAAAACCTTCCTCACCTCCTCTTTTCCGGGCCTCCGGGGGTCGGAAAAACAGCCTCTGCAGTTTCGATTGCAAGGGAGATTTTCGGGGAAGATCTATGGAGGGAAAACTTTACCGAACTCAATGCTTCCGATGAAAGGGGCATTGATATCGTCAGAAACAAAATTAAAAACTTTGCAAAAACCGCTCCAATTGGTGGAGCTCCGTTCAAGATCATTTTCCTTGATGAAGCCGATGCTCTAACCGCGGATGCACAGTCAGCACTCCGCAGGACCATGGAAAAGTTCAGCAGCAACTGTCGTTTTATCCTCTCATGCAATTACTCCTCCAAGATCATTGAGCCCATTCAGTCCAGGTGTGCTGTTTACAGGTTCAGGCGGCTTTCCGACGAAGCCATCAAAGAGCGCCTTGAATATATTGCAGGAGACCGGGGTCTGTCCATTACCGAAGGTGGGTATGAAGCTCTGATCTACGTAGCTCAGGGAGACATGCGAAAAGCTGTCAATTCACTTCAGGCGGCCGCCTTCATTGATACGGACAAACCTATTTCCCGGGAAACCATCTACAGGACCACGGCAACTGCGAATCCTGAGGAGATTAAGAACCTTATTGAGACTGCCCTGCGCGGAAACTTCAGGATTGCCCGAAAAGAGCTTAACAGGTTGCTCTATGAAGAAGGTCTTTCCGGCGAAGATATTGTGGGCCAGATCTACAGGGTGGTTTCCGAAATGGACAACCTTATGGTTCTGGACCTCGGGCTAACAGAGAGGGATATTGTCACCCTTGTGGATGTCATAGGGGAGACCGATTTCAGGCTAACTGAAGGAGCCAGCGAGAAAATCCAGCTGGAAGCCCTGCTCGCACATTTTGCTCTTTCAAGAGAAAACTGA
- a CDS encoding COG2426 family protein, translating to MSVENLLVDMLGSVPQWLAVMVIGALPISELRGAIPVAMGIYNMKPFEAYFFSVLGNLVPVVPLLLYLEPVSGYLRRYHIFDVFFTWLFARTRRKHTENFEKYGLLALTLFVAVPLPVTGAWTGCAAAFVFGIKFRHSFPAITAGVMIAGVVVTVLTMMGISLADLLFGV from the coding sequence ATGTCTGTTGAAAATTTACTGGTAGATATGCTGGGGTCCGTACCCCAATGGCTTGCAGTAATGGTTATAGGAGCCCTTCCGATCTCCGAACTGAGGGGGGCAATCCCCGTTGCCATGGGCATTTACAATATGAAACCTTTTGAGGCTTATTTCTTTTCGGTACTTGGAAACCTTGTTCCGGTGGTTCCTCTTCTGCTTTACCTCGAGCCAGTCTCCGGGTACCTGAGGCGATACCACATCTTCGATGTTTTTTTCACCTGGCTCTTTGCAAGGACCAGGAGAAAGCACACTGAAAACTTTGAAAAATACGGGCTCCTTGCCCTGACCCTCTTCGTTGCCGTGCCTCTGCCGGTTACCGGAGCCTGGACAGGCTGTGCAGCCGCTTTTGTGTTCGGAATCAAGTTCAGACATTCGTTCCCCGCAATCACTGCAGGGGTAATGATAGCAGGAGTTGTTGTAACTGTACTGACGATGATGGGCATAAGCCTGGCTGATCTTCTTTTCGGAGTTTGA
- a CDS encoding 4Fe-4S binding protein: MAKADKKNKKIVQSEKCIGCGICYSVCPVNAKLMKKDDFDPETAELAIRIIDGVAIISDDVCIRCGACSKICPVESLTLVELETATA, encoded by the coding sequence ATGGCAAAGGCAGATAAGAAAAACAAAAAAATAGTTCAGTCCGAAAAGTGTATTGGGTGCGGGATATGCTATTCCGTCTGCCCTGTGAATGCAAAATTAATGAAAAAAGATGATTTTGACCCCGAGACTGCCGAACTTGCAATCCGGATCATCGACGGAGTGGCAATCATCAGTGATGATGTATGCATCCGTTGCGGAGCCTGCTCAAAGATTTGTCCCGTGGAATCTCTTACTCTGGTTGAGCTTGAAACTGCAACCGCTTAA
- a CDS encoding histone family protein → MEDNMAKVIPFAPIERLIRTAGAHRVSESAGMALTEILEEYGLQISKEAIKLAEHAGRKTVKAEDIKLAKEML, encoded by the coding sequence TTGGAGGATAATATGGCAAAAGTTATACCATTTGCACCAATCGAACGCCTGATAAGGACAGCTGGTGCCCACAGAGTAAGCGAGAGTGCAGGAATGGCCCTTACGGAGATTCTGGAAGAATATGGGCTTCAGATTTCAAAAGAAGCTATAAAACTTGCAGAGCATGCGGGCAGAAAAACAGTAAAAGCTGAAGATATAAAGCTGGCAAAAGAAATGCTATAA
- a CDS encoding class I SAM-dependent methyltransferase produces the protein MLLQELLGIDEEIYLVEESYTVQRTPGLTLRYLNSVRNFPGAGSIRLIKVREGGHTMGLIFFNPADEEVPVDFWSVFTGALASAPLKADFEALADSILASNPPEKDVELSSETWRDAINEYYSLMLVSRNLCPVCSVKPESYKSVFSENRVKRVTEIFELLRKKGYYPEGRLLEVCCGNGMSTLALYRLGLNPLAVEINKCTVCQGLEQQVLNPQRTVVMDATAISKYFEPGSFDAVMGFMLGLVYEFNKGLWTGIMREAVSVAADGAVLLFTVSSKPEIEILADTLLKAGVEGEIVDNTDSEGTYDQWLFVGRKQKTISPENELSFV, from the coding sequence ATGCTCTTACAGGAACTCCTTGGTATAGATGAAGAGATCTACCTTGTAGAAGAAAGTTACACTGTTCAGAGGACTCCTGGGCTTACGCTCCGGTACCTTAACAGTGTTAGAAACTTTCCGGGTGCGGGAAGCATTCGGCTTATAAAGGTCAGAGAGGGGGGACACACGATGGGGTTGATTTTTTTCAATCCTGCCGATGAAGAAGTTCCTGTGGATTTCTGGTCAGTATTTACCGGAGCCCTTGCGTCAGCTCCTCTGAAGGCCGATTTTGAAGCCCTTGCAGACTCTATTCTTGCTTCAAATCCCCCTGAAAAGGATGTCGAGCTTTCTTCCGAAACCTGGCGGGACGCAATAAACGAATATTACTCCTTGATGCTTGTCAGCCGGAATCTCTGTCCTGTTTGTTCGGTCAAACCCGAGTCCTACAAAAGTGTTTTTTCAGAAAATCGTGTAAAAAGAGTCACGGAAATTTTTGAGCTTCTCCGAAAAAAAGGCTATTACCCTGAAGGTCGGCTCCTTGAGGTTTGCTGTGGGAACGGAATGTCTACGCTTGCCCTCTACAGGCTCGGGCTGAACCCTCTGGCCGTAGAAATCAATAAGTGTACTGTCTGCCAGGGGCTTGAGCAGCAGGTTCTGAACCCCCAAAGGACAGTGGTTATGGATGCAACAGCCATTTCAAAATACTTTGAGCCGGGCAGTTTTGATGCGGTAATGGGTTTTATGCTGGGGCTTGTCTACGAATTTAACAAAGGGCTCTGGACCGGCATTATGAGAGAGGCGGTCTCGGTTGCAGCTGATGGGGCTGTCCTGCTTTTCACCGTAAGCAGCAAACCCGAAATTGAAATTCTTGCAGATACCCTCCTTAAGGCAGGGGTCGAGGGAGAGATTGTAGACAACACGGATTCGGAAGGTACTTATGACCAGTGGCTCTTTGTAGGGCGAAAGCAGAAAACTATATCCCCCGAAAATGAGCTTTCTTTTGTTTAA
- the oadA gene encoding sodium-extruding oxaloacetate decarboxylase subunit alpha: MRVKITETVLRDAHQSLLATRMRTRDMLEVAEQLDQIGYFSLEMWGGATFDSSIRYLNEDPWQRLRDLKKKMNNTYAQMLLRGQNLVGYRHYSDDVVEKFVTKAYENGIDIFRIFDAVNDVRNMELSIKVAKGLGAHVQGTVCYTISPVHTVEKYVELAKQLEELECDSLCIKDMAGLLSPLDATQIISAMKKEISIPISLHCHCTSGMAPMSYMAACAVGVDVLDTALSPLAWGTSQPPTETVVAALKGTPYDTGLDLGAFEEAVKYFKDLKEKYRGILDPISEQIDTNVLIYQIPGGMLSNLVSQLKEQNALDKYSAVLEEMPRVREELGYPPLVTPTSQIVGTQAVLNVLMGERYKVIPKEVKDYVRGLYGRSPAPISPEIIGKIIGDEEPIHCRPADLLKPEYEKRKKEAEEKGIAKSEEDILTYILYPAIAPKFLKGEMEEESLAVIPPTPAAPPEYAIPTHFKVEVDDEVYEVKIEPLGGVSISEAAPKNPSVESIKGGVCSSMQGMVLSLKVKVEDVVKEGDTIVVIEAMKMENAVHAPCSGAVKEIFVAEGDTVSPGDIILSIE; this comes from the coding sequence ATGCGCGTAAAAATTACTGAAACCGTCCTCCGGGATGCACACCAGTCCCTCCTGGCAACCAGGATGCGGACGAGGGATATGCTTGAAGTGGCTGAACAACTGGACCAGATCGGGTATTTTTCCCTCGAGATGTGGGGAGGTGCCACCTTTGACAGCTCTATTCGCTACCTTAACGAAGACCCCTGGCAGCGCCTCAGGGATCTCAAGAAAAAGATGAATAACACATATGCTCAGATGCTGCTCCGGGGCCAGAACCTTGTAGGGTACAGGCACTATTCGGACGATGTTGTTGAAAAGTTCGTCACCAAAGCTTATGAAAACGGTATTGATATCTTCCGAATTTTTGACGCAGTTAATGATGTCCGGAACATGGAACTTTCAATCAAGGTGGCAAAAGGCCTGGGAGCTCATGTCCAGGGTACGGTCTGCTACACCATAAGCCCGGTACATACCGTAGAAAAATATGTGGAGCTTGCAAAGCAACTTGAGGAACTGGAATGTGATTCTCTCTGCATCAAGGATATGGCAGGGCTTCTCTCTCCCCTTGACGCTACCCAGATTATCAGTGCCATGAAAAAAGAAATATCAATCCCTATTTCTCTCCATTGCCACTGTACTTCGGGAATGGCTCCGATGAGTTATATGGCAGCCTGTGCTGTTGGGGTAGATGTTCTGGACACGGCTCTTTCTCCCCTTGCCTGGGGAACCTCCCAGCCTCCTACCGAGACTGTCGTTGCAGCCCTTAAGGGGACTCCGTATGACACCGGGCTTGACCTTGGAGCCTTTGAAGAGGCTGTGAAGTATTTCAAAGACCTGAAAGAGAAGTACCGCGGGATCCTTGATCCTATTTCCGAACAGATCGACACCAACGTTCTCATCTACCAGATTCCCGGCGGCATGCTCTCCAACCTCGTTTCCCAGTTAAAAGAGCAGAATGCCCTTGACAAGTATTCGGCTGTGCTTGAAGAGATGCCAAGGGTCAGAGAAGAGCTCGGGTATCCGCCTCTAGTTACTCCTACAAGCCAGATTGTAGGCACACAGGCTGTGCTCAACGTGCTTATGGGGGAACGCTACAAGGTCATCCCCAAAGAGGTAAAGGACTATGTGCGCGGGCTCTACGGACGCTCTCCTGCTCCGATCAGCCCTGAGATCATAGGAAAGATTATCGGGGACGAAGAACCGATTCACTGCCGTCCGGCCGATCTTCTCAAGCCTGAGTATGAGAAGAGGAAGAAAGAAGCAGAGGAAAAGGGTATTGCAAAATCCGAAGAAGATATCCTTACCTATATCCTTTACCCGGCAATTGCTCCGAAGTTCCTGAAAGGGGAAATGGAAGAAGAATCTCTGGCAGTTATTCCTCCCACGCCTGCAGCTCCTCCTGAGTACGCAATCCCGACCCACTTCAAGGTTGAGGTGGATGACGAGGTCTATGAGGTCAAGATCGAGCCACTTGGTGGCGTTTCAATTTCGGAAGCAGCCCCTAAAAATCCCAGTGTCGAATCCATTAAAGGCGGGGTTTGCAGTTCGATGCAGGGTATGGTACTTTCCCTGAAGGTGAAGGTGGAAGATGTCGTAAAGGAGGGAGATACCATTGTCGTCATCGAAGCCATGAAGATGGAAAATGCGGTCCATGCTCCCTGTTCAGGCGCTGTTAAGGAAATCTTTGTTGCTGAAGGAGATACGGTTTCTCCCGGGGACATTATCCTGTCAATCGAGTGA
- a CDS encoding acetyl-CoA carboxylase biotin carboxylase subunit, with protein MFKKVLVANRGEIAIRVMRACRELGISTVAVCSEADQNALFAKYADEAYLIGPAPSSQSYLNMEAIIAVAKNTGSEAIHPGYGFLSENPVFAKRCEEEGIIFIGPPSHVIAEMGSKIRARNLMMKAGVPVVPGTKDAVEDVNEALEIAEKIGYPVLIKASAGGGGIGMKVVHCREELAASLNSTRQMAGSAFGDSSVFIEKYVEEPRHIEIQILADASGNTVYLSDRECSIQRRHQKLIEEAPSPIMTPELRKQMGEAAVKVAKAIGYVNAGTVEFLYSKGNFYFLEVNTRLQVEHGITEMVTGIDIVRGQLRIAWGENLEFKQEDIVIDGHAIECRINAEDPLNDFAPSPGKIRKYRSAGGPGVRVDSGVHTGYTISPYYDSMISKLCVWSRKREDAIARMERALYEYVVVGVKTNIPFHKAVMRNPAFRRGDLTTGFIEEQNILEAVEDVVKADSEKGATLASALEAKDKKVAAITAAVHAYVNMAQKTQR; from the coding sequence ATGTTCAAAAAAGTACTCGTTGCAAACCGCGGTGAAATTGCAATAAGGGTCATGCGTGCCTGCAGAGAGCTCGGAATTTCCACAGTCGCTGTCTGTTCGGAGGCTGATCAAAATGCCCTTTTTGCCAAGTATGCCGACGAGGCCTATCTGATAGGCCCTGCCCCTTCCAGCCAGAGTTATCTGAACATGGAAGCGATCATCGCAGTTGCAAAAAATACCGGATCCGAGGCAATCCATCCGGGCTACGGTTTCCTTTCCGAAAACCCTGTCTTTGCAAAGCGCTGCGAGGAAGAGGGTATCATCTTTATCGGGCCTCCGAGCCATGTGATTGCTGAAATGGGAAGCAAAATCAGGGCAAGGAACCTGATGATGAAAGCCGGGGTTCCTGTAGTACCGGGCACAAAAGATGCGGTTGAGGACGTAAACGAAGCTCTTGAAATCGCTGAGAAGATAGGTTATCCCGTCCTTATCAAGGCGTCTGCGGGCGGTGGCGGGATAGGGATGAAAGTTGTTCACTGCAGGGAAGAGCTTGCTGCATCCCTTAATTCCACAAGGCAGATGGCAGGTTCGGCTTTCGGAGATTCTTCGGTATTTATTGAAAAATACGTGGAAGAACCCAGGCACATCGAGATTCAGATCCTTGCTGATGCTTCCGGGAATACGGTTTATCTCTCGGACAGGGAATGTTCCATCCAGAGGAGACACCAGAAGCTGATCGAAGAGGCTCCTTCCCCTATCATGACTCCCGAACTCAGGAAGCAGATGGGAGAGGCTGCCGTAAAGGTCGCAAAAGCTATCGGTTATGTGAATGCAGGGACCGTTGAGTTCCTCTACTCTAAAGGCAATTTCTATTTCCTTGAAGTCAATACCCGTCTGCAGGTGGAGCACGGAATCACCGAAATGGTCACAGGGATCGATATCGTGAGGGGACAGCTCAGAATTGCCTGGGGTGAGAATCTCGAGTTTAAGCAGGAAGATATAGTTATTGACGGGCATGCAATCGAATGCAGAATCAATGCTGAAGACCCCTTAAACGACTTTGCTCCGTCTCCGGGAAAGATCAGGAAATACCGTTCGGCGGGAGGTCCCGGAGTAAGGGTGGATAGCGGTGTGCACACCGGGTATACAATCTCCCCTTATTACGACTCCATGATTTCCAAGCTCTGCGTCTGGTCAAGAAAAAGAGAGGATGCTATTGCCAGGATGGAAAGGGCTCTTTACGAATATGTGGTAGTGGGAGTAAAAACCAATATCCCCTTCCATAAAGCCGTCATGAGGAACCCTGCATTCCGCAGGGGAGACCTGACAACCGGGTTCATCGAAGAGCAGAATATCCTTGAGGCTGTGGAAGATGTCGTTAAGGCTGACAGTGAAAAGGGAGCTACTCTGGCTTCGGCCCTGGAGGCAAAGGATAAGAAGGTCGCAGCGATCACGGCTGCCGTACATGCCTATGTTAACATGGCACAGAAAACACAGCGGTGA
- a CDS encoding biotin--[acetyl-CoA-carboxylase] ligase: protein MGDKRSRIIKALKDAQKTPVSGEELGLKLGISRTMVWKYIKSLQADGYEIESSPKRGYVLKSVPQLLYPDEIQMGLKTTLLGQKIHYFEEVSSTNSVAKEIAASEEEGSLVIAEIQKGGRGRMGREWVSPHGGIWMSVILKPGIPLRHASRLTLVAGLAVANVIRDMGLDARIKWPNDVRINGKKVCGILTEAKAEVDRVDYVILGIGINVNMELKDIPDSFRAGSTTLKVELGKHIRRVSFLQDFLFELEQQYIRFKTQPFSQILNDWLALSDTIGREVKVTTPSRIIEGKAVGITPDGALIIRKADDTKEEIIAGRCIYARPK from the coding sequence ATGGGAGATAAAAGATCTCGAATTATAAAGGCACTTAAGGATGCACAGAAAACCCCCGTCTCCGGGGAAGAACTGGGGCTCAAGCTTGGGATTTCCAGGACTATGGTATGGAAATACATCAAATCTCTCCAGGCTGACGGATATGAAATCGAATCTTCCCCCAAGAGGGGCTACGTCCTGAAATCCGTGCCTCAACTCCTGTACCCTGATGAGATCCAGATGGGGCTCAAAACAACTCTTCTGGGACAGAAGATCCATTACTTCGAAGAAGTCAGCTCCACTAACAGTGTTGCTAAAGAAATTGCAGCTTCCGAAGAAGAAGGATCTCTTGTTATAGCTGAGATACAGAAGGGAGGCAGGGGCCGTATGGGCAGGGAATGGGTCTCACCCCACGGCGGGATATGGATGTCCGTGATCCTGAAACCCGGGATTCCTCTCAGACATGCCTCAAGGCTGACCCTTGTAGCCGGGCTTGCAGTTGCAAATGTAATCCGCGATATGGGGCTTGATGCTCGCATCAAGTGGCCAAATGATGTCCGCATAAATGGAAAGAAAGTCTGCGGGATCCTTACCGAAGCAAAGGCTGAGGTGGACAGGGTGGACTATGTCATTCTCGGGATAGGAATTAATGTAAACATGGAGTTAAAGGATATTCCCGATTCTTTCCGCGCAGGCTCGACCACGCTGAAAGTCGAGCTTGGAAAGCATATCAGGAGAGTTTCGTTCCTGCAAGATTTCCTCTTTGAACTTGAGCAGCAGTACATAAGGTTCAAGACCCAGCCCTTTTCCCAGATCCTCAATGACTGGCTCGCTCTTTCGGATACCATCGGCAGGGAGGTGAAGGTAACCACCCCTTCCAGGATTATAGAAGGCAAAGCTGTTGGAATTACTCCGGACGGAGCCCTTATAATCAGGAAGGCTGATGATACTAAGGAAGAAATTATTGCAGGTAGATGCATTTATGCGCGTCCCAAATAA
- a CDS encoding S-layer protein domain-containing protein, which translates to MRVPNKHGRKSRKGTGILPAFFFSFLVLFSFSFLLFSVLSVPACAEGEKLPIVLVDGEEIYVQSGDYHNFLQEYRIYVKGANTEGSRVWIELSREGVFLEDAIVSEGDTFVYSNNSTEVLNLTVDTIYAGTNGVLVRFSPVYQYLNPKLPMPQNQQVAPVNSSENNSSVSPVPEEHQVKGFDIPLFLLSIGAVFLVTGFFAERYKKK; encoded by the coding sequence ATGCGCGTCCCAAATAAACACGGAAGAAAAAGCAGGAAAGGAACAGGTATCCTGCCTGCATTTTTTTTCTCCTTTCTGGTCTTGTTTTCCTTTTCGTTTCTCTTATTTTCAGTCCTTTCTGTCCCGGCCTGTGCAGAGGGGGAGAAACTTCCCATTGTGCTGGTCGACGGTGAGGAGATTTATGTGCAGTCAGGAGACTATCATAATTTCCTTCAGGAATACCGGATTTACGTAAAAGGTGCTAATACCGAAGGCAGCAGGGTCTGGATCGAACTCAGCAGAGAAGGAGTTTTCCTGGAAGACGCTATTGTCAGTGAAGGCGACACTTTTGTATATTCGAATAACTCTACGGAAGTTTTGAACCTCACAGTGGATACTATTTATGCCGGAACGAATGGAGTACTGGTAAGGTTTTCTCCGGTGTATCAGTACCTTAACCCCAAACTTCCCATGCCACAGAACCAGCAGGTTGCTCCTGTCAACAGCTCTGAGAACAACTCTTCTGTATCTCCTGTGCCTGAAGAACACCAGGTAAAAGGTTTTGATATACCCCTTTTTCTTCTGAGCATCGGAGCCGTTTTTCTGGTAACCGGTTTTTTTGCTGAAAGGTATAAGAAAAAGTAA
- a CDS encoding coiled-coil protein has protein sequence MNNDVSTAETATADLSNLNERELKVKVNELRSRIEKSERQLASIFKELKINRTDINELKEKRDALNQQVKERVAKAQSLRDQRDEINKQIGEYKEKRSDVNSKTQELFSGIADLKEQRDECNKRSHGSVESLSRAYEAELDAFLNKDLPLAVEIKILQKLNDLSQRLEAAKKANELHAQIQESYKESKGIHKEGDEFHEKIQKLSDESQACHLEMLENFKAADEIRKEANMYHAQLTDKIANINSIKEKIDPLKKNIADSRKELSSYLDRLKDLQLTKDEHKVSQKHSDAREKLQKNARLSLEDLKLLIEKGDVKFSND, from the coding sequence ATGAACAACGACGTTTCAACAGCAGAAACTGCAACGGCTGACCTTTCAAACCTTAATGAACGGGAGCTCAAGGTCAAGGTAAACGAGCTCAGGAGCAGGATAGAAAAAAGCGAAAGGCAATTGGCTTCGATATTTAAGGAACTGAAAATAAACAGGACCGATATCAACGAATTGAAAGAAAAGAGAGATGCTCTGAACCAGCAGGTAAAGGAAAGGGTTGCGAAAGCACAGTCACTTAGAGACCAGCGGGACGAGATTAATAAGCAAATTGGCGAGTACAAGGAAAAAAGAAGCGACGTAAATTCCAAAACTCAGGAGCTTTTTTCAGGAATTGCGGACCTCAAGGAACAGCGTGACGAGTGCAACAAACGCTCTCACGGAAGTGTAGAATCCCTCTCAAGAGCATATGAAGCTGAACTGGACGCTTTTTTAAATAAGGACCTCCCCCTTGCAGTGGAAATCAAGATACTCCAGAAATTAAATGACCTGAGCCAGCGCCTTGAAGCTGCAAAGAAGGCAAACGAGCTGCATGCACAGATTCAGGAGAGCTATAAAGAATCCAAGGGAATTCATAAAGAAGGGGACGAGTTCCACGAAAAAATTCAGAAACTTTCGGACGAATCTCAGGCGTGCCACCTGGAAATGCTCGAAAACTTCAAAGCGGCAGACGAAATCCGAAAAGAAGCAAATATGTACCATGCTCAACTTACGGACAAAATTGCCAACATAAATTCCATTAAAGAAAAAATAGATCCCCTCAAGAAAAATATCGCAGACAGCCGAAAAGAGCTCTCTTCATACCTTGATAGGCTTAAAGATCTTCAACTAACGAAAGATGAACACAAAGTAAGCCAGAAGCACAGTGATGCCCGCGAAAAGCTGCAAAAAAATGCCCGTCTCAGCCTGGAAGACCTCAAGCTCCTAATAGAGAAAGGCGATGTAAAGTTCTCAAACGACTGA
- a CDS encoding DUF424 domain-containing protein has protein sequence MYLKIYKNGGHVLIAACDKEVLGKNLKHGNTVVEINRAFYGEELASEEELQKALEEATTANLFGEKTIKCAIKCGFIDPDSVIMIDCVPHAQVFRV, from the coding sequence ATGTATCTAAAAATCTATAAAAATGGAGGGCACGTGCTTATTGCAGCCTGTGATAAGGAAGTGCTCGGAAAAAACCTGAAACATGGTAACACCGTCGTAGAGATCAACAGGGCTTTCTACGGAGAGGAGCTTGCCTCAGAAGAAGAGCTTCAGAAGGCTCTGGAAGAAGCTACGACTGCAAATCTCTTCGGGGAAAAAACAATTAAATGCGCCATAAAGTGCGGATTTATCGATCCTGACTCCGTAATTATGATCGACTGCGTACCACATGCCCAGGTATTCAGAGTTTGA